The proteins below come from a single Aegilops tauschii subsp. strangulata cultivar AL8/78 chromosome 6, Aet v6.0, whole genome shotgun sequence genomic window:
- the LOC120966951 gene encoding protein FAR1-RELATED SEQUENCE 12-like, whose translation MRYETFKEAKNFYNVYAKHAGFAVREGPKFKTRAYLYCTCYGIYESKVSEANRQRNKMTARTNCGAKMRLKKEKDGTFVVKEIVWEHNHRLQLTPEMLVFLHSHKNFDKTILEYVKYLQFKGIEHAQIMSILGGDDPSSYFLEMNAKDLINL comes from the coding sequence ATGCGCTATGAAACTTTCAAAGAAGCAAAGAACTTCTACAACGTCTATGCGAAGCACGCGGGTTTTGCTGTCAGGGAAGGCCCCAAGTTTAAGACCAGAGCCTACCTTTATTGCACGTGCTATGGAATCTATGAATCGAAGGTGTCTGAAGCAAATAGACAGCGGAACAAAATGACAGCTAGGACTAACTGCGGGGCTAAAATGAGGCTAAAGAAGGAAAAGGATGGAACATTTGTCGTAAAAGAGATAGTCTGGGAACACAACCACAGGCTACAGCTCACTCCGGAAATGCTTGTCTTCTTGCACTCCCACAAAAACTTTGACAAAACAATCTTGGAGTACGTCAAGTACCTGCAGTTCAAAGGCATTGAACACGCGCAAATCATGAGCATACTGGGCGGTGATGACCCTAGTAGCTACTTCCTCGAAATGAATGCCAAAGACCTGATTAACCTGTAA